The Shewanella pealeana ATCC 700345 genome contains the following window.
TCTTAGGTGCATTCGTTACCGAGAAAATCGTCGAACCTAAGTTGGGCAAATACGATGCTAGCGAAGCGGCGATTGACCTTAGTGAACAGAAGATGGATACGGTTAGCGCACTGGAGAAAAAGGGCCTAAAAATCGCAGGCCTTGCGGTATTAGTGATGTCGGCAGTGCTTGCTTTAACTATTATTCCTGAGGGTGCGCCACTTCGAAACCAAGAAACTGGCTTAGTAGCTGGCTCTCCTTTCTTAAAAGGGATTGTGGCCTTTATCTTTGTTTGCTTTGCTATTCCAGGCCTAATTTATGGCCGTGTTGTGGGTAGCATGAAACGCGATATCGATGTCATCAACGCCATGTCACACAGCATGAGTAGCATGGGCATGTATATCGTCTTGGTATTCTTTGCTTCGCAGTTTGTCGCTTTCTTTAAGTGGACCAACTTAGGGGCGGTACTGGCAGTATCTGGCGCAGATGCACTTAATGCTATTGGCTTAACTGGGCCGCTAGTATTCGTACTGTTCATCATGATGTGTGGCTTTATTAACTTGATGCTAGGTAGTGCTTCAGCGCAGTGGGCTGTAACCGCACCTATCTTCGTACCTATGTTGATGTTGGTGGGTTACGCACCCGAAACCATTCAGGCGGCATACCGAATTGGTGACTCTGTAACAAACCTAATTACGCCAATGATGAGTTACTTCGGCCTTATCCTGGCCGTCGCCTCGCAGTATAAGAAGAATCTAGGTATAGGCACATTGGTTGCGACCATGCTGCCATACTCAATCGTGTTCTTTATCGGTTGGACCTGCTTCTTTTTCATCTGGGTATTTGTGATTGGTTTACCCGTTGGCCCGGGTGCAGCAACTTATTATACGCCTTAAAAAAAGAAGGACCTAGGTGTTAAGAAGAGCTAAGATAGGGCGGGCTTCGCCCTGCTAGGACGCGACTTCGTCACTTCGAGAGCGCGACGTTGTCGCTTCTAGGAAAGGCTAAAACGGAAAGCAAAAGAAGTACAACTATCATCTTTAATCTTTTCCTAGTAGCCAACTTGTTGGCGTCCTCGCAGTGAGCGTGCGAACGTCCTAGAAACGAGCTTGCGAGTGCTCTGTCTTTTATCTTTTCCTAGTAGCCAGCTTGTTGGCGTCCTAGCAGTGAGCCTGCGAACGCCCTAGGTCCTATCCCCTAATGACCTTTTTCCTACAAAGCCGTGCTGCTGCTCACTATTGCAGCTTTTGCTTTATTAATAAGCGATTTTTTTAAGGTTCAATTAATTTTGCTTATCCATGATGCCAGCAGCTTCGATTAAACAGAAGTCAGCATCTTAGCGCCAATCAAACGCTATTCCTGCCGCAGATATACCCAAAAGCAATACCAAAATAATTAAAATAATAACAATATCTTGTAAGGAAAAACCCATGAGCAGCAATAACGGAGATCGCCTGCATCAGTCAGGCGGTGCCTCTTTAGATCCTAATAATCAAGTCAGTGGTTGGTTTGTTCGTTTCCTCAACATCGTAGAAAGGCTCGGAAACCTGTTACCTCACCCAATTACGCTATTTGCAATTTTTTGTGCCGCCGTTGTCGTTATCAGTGGCATAGCCGGCTATTTTGAATTAAGTGTTGTCGACCCTAGACCCGAAGGTGCAGCGGGGCGCAGCAGTGACGGTATGATCCATGTTGTCAGCCTGATGAATGCTGAAGGCCTGCGGATGATAGTCTCCAACTTAGTCACTAACTTCACCGGCTTTACTCCGCTAGGAACGGTACTTGTCGCCTTACTTGGTGTCGGTATTGCTGAGCGTTCAGGATTGCTATCAGCAGCAATGCGCTCACTGGTTATGGGAACATCGAAGCGTTTAGTGACTCTCACTATCGTGTTTGCAGGTATCGTTTCAAATACTGCTGCGGAGCTTGGATACGTAGTACTTATCCCTATGGCGGCGATGATTTTCCATTCGCTAGGTCGTCATCCGCTTGCAGGACTCGCGGCAGCTTTTGCTGGTGTGTCTGGTGGCTACAGCGCAAACTTGCTATTAGGCACAGTCGACCCATTATTATCAGGGATAACCGAAGCCGCTGCGCAAATGATTGACCCAGACTACACAGTTGGCCCAGAAGCAAACTGGTACTTTATGTTTGCATCCACCTTCATCATTACCTTTTTAGGCGCCTTCGTTACCGAGAAAATTGTTGAGCCTAAACTGGGGAAATATGATCCGAGTCAGGCAGCCAATGATCTTGGCGAAGCCAAAATGGAGCAGATTAGCGCTATTGAAAAGCGTGGTCTAAAAGCCGCAGGCATCGCTATTTTAGTCATGTCTGTGCTATTAGCACTGACAGTGGTACCAGAAGGTGCGCCTCTTAGAGATCCTAAAACCGGATTAGTCTCAGGCTCGCCATTTCTAAAAGGCATCGTTGCCTTTATCTTTATCTGCTTTGCCGTTCCAGGATTGGTTTATGGCCGTATCGTTGGCACCATGAAGCGCGATATCGATGTGATTAATGCTATGTCACACAGCATGAGTAGCATGGGCATGTACATTGTTTTGGTATTCTTTGCCTCACAATTTGTCGCTTTCTTTACCTGGACTAATTTAGGTTCGGTATTTGCGGTTGCAGGCGCTGATGCATTACAAGCAATTGGCCTAACAGGCCCCTTGGTTTTCGTTGTGTTTATCGCTATGTGCGGCTTTATTAACTTAATGCTCGGTAGTGCATCGGCGCAATGGGCAGTCACCGCACCTGTATTCGTACCTATGTTAATGCTAGTGGGTTATGCCCCGGAAACCATTCAGGCTGCTTATCGAATCGGCGACTCCGTCACTAATCTAATTACGCCAATGATGAGCTATTTTGGTCTTATTTTGGCCGTCGCGTCGCAATACAATAAGAACCTAGGTATTGGCACCTTAATCGCGACTATGTTGCCATACACCATAGTATTCTTTATCGGTTGGACCAGCTTCTTCTTTATCTGGGTGTTCGGATTCGGATTACCTGTCGGGCCGGGGTCGGCAACTTATTATACGCCTTAAAAAAGAAGGGCCTAGGTGTTAAGAAGAGCTAAGATAGGGCGGGCTTCGCCCTTCGAGGACGTGACTGCGTCACTTCGAGAGCGCGACGCTGTCGCTTCTAGAAAAAGATAGGTCCTAGGTGCGAGGTTCTAGGACCTAGGAAAAGCAACAATCAAAAGATATTAGCTTTTCCTAGCAGCCAACTTGTTGGTGCCCTAGCAGTGAGCCTGCGAACGTCCTAGCTCCTAACCTATCTTTTACTAGCTTTATCGACAAACGAAGCTATATTGACGATCTGACTCATCATTCTAGCCATAGTCCATGAAACTTTTTATTGCCTCCGATCTACACGGCTCTGTTATAGCCACTCAAGCCATGCTGACTCGCTTTGAGCAGTCTGGGGCTCAATACCTTATTCTGCTCGGAGACATGCTTAATCACGGCCCGCGTAACGCCATCCCCGACGGCTACAATCCCACGGCCTTAGCTGAAACGCTGAACCAGTATGCCGATAAGATTATTGCCGTTCGCGGTAACTGCGACAGCGAAGTAGACCAAATGCTACTGCAATTTCCGATCACCGCGAGCTTTGCTCAAGTATTGATGCCACAAATGCGTTTATTCCTCACCCACGGCCATATTTATAATCCCGATAACCTGCCACCGCTACAAGCTGGTGATGCACTAGTCTATGGTCATACCCACATTGCAGTGGCTGAATATCGTGACGATATTTTATTGTTCAACCCGGGTTCAACCACCATTCCACGTAATGGTGCTCGAGCTTCTTACGGCTTAATCACTGACACAGAATGTCAGGTACGCGCCATAGACAACGATGAGCTACTACTCAGCTGTCCGATACGTCATACAAGATAGGTTCGAGGGTCTAGGGAATGCTAAGACGAGGACGGGCTTCGCCCTGCGAGGGCGTGACTGCGTCACTTCGAGAAAGGATTAAAAGATAGGTCCTAGGTGCGAGGCTCTAGGACCTAGGAAAAGCCAAGATTTAAAAGAAACAAGCAACAGATTCAGGCTCCATGAATAGGCTTTGTCTTTGCTCTTAAGCTATTAGCCTTTCCTAGTAGCCAACTTGTTGGCGTCCTCGCAGGTGCGCAGCACCGCCCTAGAACCTATCAGGACGAAGTCCGTCCTAGAAGTGAGCCTGCGAGCGTCCTATCTTTTAACAACAAAAAGCCCAGCATTTGCTGGGCTTTTTAGTGTCTAGCGCGTTAGCGATACAAGATTATTTGTTCGCTTTAGCTGCTTTGGCTTCAGCCTTTATTGCTTTCGCGGCATCTCGCTCGCGCTTGCTGAACATACGCTCAACAATCACGAAGAAGATTGGGATAAAGAAGATCCCCATAAAGGTCGAGCTCATCATACCGCCCAGTACCGCTGTACCGATGGCGTTCTGGCTACCAGAACCTACACCGCTACTGATGGCTAGTGGCACAACACCTAGACCGAATGCTAAAGACGTCATTAAGATTGGACGTAAACGCACTCGAACCGCGTGTAGTGTGGCTTCAACAAGACCTGCGCCTTTCTCGTAGAATTCTTTAGCAAATTCCACAATCAAGATGGCGTTCTTGGTTGCTAGACCCACAGTCGTCAATAGACCTACCTGGAAGAATACGTCGTTTGGTAAACCACGACCATTCATCGCAATCAAGGCACCGATAATACCCAGAGGCACAACGAGTACTACCGCAAATGGTACTGACCAGCTCTCGTATAGTGCTGCAAGTACTAGGAATACCACCACAATCGACAAGGCATATAGCATTGGCGCCTGATTACCCGATAGACGTTCTTCATAAGAAAGACCGTTCCATTCGATACCAAATCCTGGTGGTAGCTTCTTAGCCATAGCCTCGATGTCATCCATCGCTGCACCTGTACTGTAACCTGGTGCTGTACCACCTTGGATATTCATAGCTGGCAAACCACCAAAACGCTCTAGACGCGGTGAACCATATTGCCAACTACCCGATGCAAATGCCGAGAAAGGTACCATTTCGCCTTTGTCGTTACGCACATACCAAGAGTCGAGATCTTCTGGCTGCATACGGTATTCAGCTTCACCTTGCACGTAAACTTTCTTCACACGACCACGGTCGATAAAGTCATTC
Protein-coding sequences here:
- the yfcE gene encoding phosphodiesterase; translation: MKLFIASDLHGSVIATQAMLTRFEQSGAQYLILLGDMLNHGPRNAIPDGYNPTALAETLNQYADKIIAVRGNCDSEVDQMLLQFPITASFAQVLMPQMRLFLTHGHIYNPDNLPPLQAGDALVYGHTHIAVAEYRDDILLFNPGSTTIPRNGARASYGLITDTECQVRAIDNDELLLSCPIRHTR
- a CDS encoding AbgT family transporter produces the protein MSSNDGDSLPLSSQAPLDPSNKPGGLFVRFLNVVERLGNLLPHPITLFALFCAAVVVISGIAGYFELTVVDPRPEGASGRSADGLIHVVSLMNAEGLRMIVSNLVTNFTGFTPLGTVLVALLGVGIADRSGLLSAAMRLLVMGASKRLVTLTLVFAGIVSNTASELGYVVLIPMAAMIFHSLGRHPLAGLAAAFAGVSGGYSANLLLGTVDPLLSGITEAAAQMIDPDYLVGPEVNWYFMFVSTFLITFLGAFVTEKIVEPKLGKYDASEAAIDLSEQKMDTVSALEKKGLKIAGLAVLVMSAVLALTIIPEGAPLRNQETGLVAGSPFLKGIVAFIFVCFAIPGLIYGRVVGSMKRDIDVINAMSHSMSSMGMYIVLVFFASQFVAFFKWTNLGAVLAVSGADALNAIGLTGPLVFVLFIMMCGFINLMLGSASAQWAVTAPIFVPMLMLVGYAPETIQAAYRIGDSVTNLITPMMSYFGLILAVASQYKKNLGIGTLVATMLPYSIVFFIGWTCFFFIWVFVIGLPVGPGAATYYTP
- a CDS encoding AbgT family transporter, with product MSSNNGDRLHQSGGASLDPNNQVSGWFVRFLNIVERLGNLLPHPITLFAIFCAAVVVISGIAGYFELSVVDPRPEGAAGRSSDGMIHVVSLMNAEGLRMIVSNLVTNFTGFTPLGTVLVALLGVGIAERSGLLSAAMRSLVMGTSKRLVTLTIVFAGIVSNTAAELGYVVLIPMAAMIFHSLGRHPLAGLAAAFAGVSGGYSANLLLGTVDPLLSGITEAAAQMIDPDYTVGPEANWYFMFASTFIITFLGAFVTEKIVEPKLGKYDPSQAANDLGEAKMEQISAIEKRGLKAAGIAILVMSVLLALTVVPEGAPLRDPKTGLVSGSPFLKGIVAFIFICFAVPGLVYGRIVGTMKRDIDVINAMSHSMSSMGMYIVLVFFASQFVAFFTWTNLGSVFAVAGADALQAIGLTGPLVFVVFIAMCGFINLMLGSASAQWAVTAPVFVPMLMLVGYAPETIQAAYRIGDSVTNLITPMMSYFGLILAVASQYNKNLGIGTLIATMLPYTIVFFIGWTSFFFIWVFGFGLPVGPGSATYYTP